From Permianibacter aggregans, a single genomic window includes:
- the serA gene encoding phosphoglycerate dehydrogenase: MSSRQSLGKERIRFLLLEGIHPRAVDYLKSDGYTNIAYFEKSLPPDQLGQELSQAHFIGIRSNTKLTADLLAKAPKLAAVGCFCIGTNQVDLDAAQQLGVPVFNAPFANTRSVAELVLGEIILLLRRIPEKNAATHRGEWLKAAEGSFEARGKTLGIIGYGHIGTQLGILAENLGMRVQFYDIENKLSLGNANAVNSLQELLATSDVVTLHVPETAQTKNMIGEAQLSTMKKGALLINASRGTVVDIDALYNVLKSGHLAGAAIDVFPKEPKSNKEEFVSPLREFDNVILTPHIGGSTQEAQAAIGIEVIEKLVKYSNNGSTLSAVNFPEVSLPEHAGKHRILHIHKNEPGILRQVNSVFSDMGVNISAQYLQTNANIGYVVIDIDSESSDAAFEKLKAIQGTIRARLLY, from the coding sequence GTGAGCAGCCGCCAATCGCTGGGCAAGGAGCGCATACGCTTTTTGCTGTTAGAAGGTATTCATCCCCGCGCCGTCGATTACCTGAAGTCAGACGGATATACCAATATCGCCTATTTCGAGAAGTCGCTGCCGCCCGATCAGCTGGGGCAGGAGCTGAGCCAGGCCCATTTCATCGGCATTCGTTCCAATACCAAGCTGACCGCCGATTTGCTCGCCAAAGCGCCGAAACTGGCCGCCGTCGGCTGCTTCTGTATCGGCACCAATCAGGTCGATTTGGATGCTGCTCAGCAGCTCGGCGTGCCAGTGTTCAATGCGCCATTTGCCAATACCCGCTCGGTGGCCGAATTGGTGCTTGGTGAAATCATTCTGCTGTTGCGCCGGATTCCGGAAAAAAATGCCGCGACCCATCGCGGCGAATGGCTGAAAGCCGCTGAAGGCAGCTTTGAAGCACGCGGTAAAACGCTGGGCATTATTGGCTACGGCCATATCGGCACCCAGCTTGGCATTCTCGCTGAGAATCTCGGCATGCGGGTGCAGTTCTACGATATCGAAAACAAACTAAGCCTCGGCAATGCCAATGCCGTCAACAGCCTGCAGGAGTTGCTGGCGACCAGTGATGTCGTGACGCTGCATGTGCCGGAAACGGCACAAACCAAAAACATGATCGGCGAAGCGCAGTTGTCGACGATGAAAAAAGGCGCGCTGCTAATTAATGCCTCGCGCGGCACTGTCGTTGATATTGATGCGCTGTACAACGTGTTGAAAAGCGGTCATCTGGCTGGCGCCGCGATCGATGTGTTTCCGAAAGAACCGAAATCGAACAAGGAAGAATTTGTGTCGCCTTTGCGCGAATTCGACAACGTTATCCTGACGCCGCATATCGGCGGTTCGACGCAGGAAGCGCAGGCCGCAATTGGCATCGAAGTGATCGAAAAACTGGTCAAATATTCCAATAACGGCTCGACCCTGTCGGCGGTGAATTTTCCGGAAGTCAGTTTGCCGGAACATGCCGGTAAACATCGCATTCTGCACATTCACAAAAACGAACCAGGCATTCTGCGCCAGGTCAACAGCGTGTTTTCTGACATGGGCGTCAACATCTCAGCCCAGTACCTGCAAACCAATGCCAATATCGGTTATGTCGTCATTGATATCGATTCCGAGTCGAGCGATGCCGCATTCGAGAAGCTGAAAGCCATTCAGGGCACGATTCGGGCGCGATTGCTGTATTGA
- a CDS encoding XrtA/PEP-CTERM system exopolysaccharide export protein: MRHTFLLFPLIVLVLAACSSREPLPSAPLNQPFTTDPDRYQYLIGPGDSMSIFVWRNSEVSTTVTVRPDGRITAPLVEDVMAANKTPTQLARDLEKALGAYIKDPIVTVTMTGFVGPFAEQIRVVGEAAKPQSLSYRQHMTLLDAMIAVGGLTDYANGNGAILTRIVEGQQREYTVRLTDLIKDGDITANAELLPGDVIIIPESFF, from the coding sequence ATGCGCCACACCTTTCTGCTTTTCCCGCTGATTGTGCTTGTACTGGCTGCCTGCAGCAGCCGCGAACCGCTGCCTTCAGCACCATTGAATCAACCGTTCACGACCGATCCGGACCGCTACCAATACCTGATTGGCCCGGGCGATTCGATGAGCATCTTCGTTTGGCGTAACTCGGAAGTTTCTACCACTGTTACCGTTCGCCCGGACGGCCGCATCACCGCGCCGCTGGTCGAAGACGTCATGGCTGCCAACAAAACCCCAACACAATTGGCCCGTGATTTGGAAAAAGCGCTCGGTGCTTATATCAAAGATCCGATCGTTACCGTCACAATGACCGGTTTTGTTGGGCCATTCGCCGAGCAAATCCGCGTGGTGGGCGAAGCGGCGAAACCACAATCGCTGTCCTATCGCCAACACATGACGCTGCTGGACGCGATGATCGCCGTCGGCGGCTTGACCGATTACGCCAACGGCAATGGCGCCATTCTGACCCGTATTGTCGAAGGCCAGCAGCGTGAATACACCGTGCGCCTGACTGATTTGATCAAGGATGGCGACATCACCGCCAATGCTGAACTGCTGCCGGGCGACGTCATCATTATTCCGGAATCCTTCTTTTAA